The following are from one region of the Rosistilla carotiformis genome:
- a CDS encoding DUF1592 domain-containing protein produces MNDVNTRYSLRDNKGFLPLIAWLLLAMCTATLHTSVADERPSLEELKAVGAQKSRFKNVQPSAEPPAHPEPDLAEFRETIGPILQQACVDCHGPGAQEGNVRIDTLDPDLLSGEDVDWWTEVFAAISKGEMPPPDEGELTDEDREKVVNWLANEMQVASTVRRRSGGHSAFRRMTRYEYNYALQDLLGLPWDFAKDLPPESHSEDGFQNSSELLHMSVSQFETYHRIARTALARATVRGQRPAVRHWGVSMKDVANFEWPKQAKEIEKVTKQFKDDPAKQQEELDKLDAKFKQSHRGAYFRELSTGRTAEATWRYQGAKYAFAPTDSPAEFPESFDTVAVLPANRGTKLIVELGNQVPDEGTMRVRVRASRTTSDDSPAPSMQMLFGWQASNEGRALIRVSEQDTLITAGPDEPAIYQWDFPLGEIYPRNSVRKTSPMGVTPSPSEYIRLANSTASQGDIQVDYVEISAPVYDQWPPASHKKIFFDSKNADDEPACAREIIAAFMHRAWRRTISEDELDRKLKLFDTLRPQCNSFEEAVTEVLATILSSPHFLYIAQNQADETPETPPERQPLSPHELATRLSMFLWCSLPDEELLKLADSGQLADSQTLTEQVQRMLADPRTERFAKQFVHQWLDLQLLDFLNIKQNVRGFDPLLKEAMQHEPIALFHEVLKHDESVLNFIHTDFAMANERLARHYGLKGVRGNHFRRVALDGDFKLGGILTQAGLLAMNSDWPDSHPLKRGVWLLESILNDPPPPPPPAVPQIDLADPEIAKMTLKERIEDHRNHAACMSCHVKIDPWGIAFENYDALGRWRNEIDGKPVSASSELFNRETLDGMEGLKRFLLENRQDQFVGAMVHKLTTYALGRPLTFADRADVDTITAEVRTRGDGLATMIQTIIASELFQTQ; encoded by the coding sequence ATGAATGACGTAAACACTCGATACTCTCTGCGCGACAACAAAGGCTTCCTGCCGCTGATCGCTTGGCTTTTGCTGGCGATGTGCACTGCCACATTGCATACGTCGGTGGCCGACGAGCGGCCGAGCCTTGAAGAATTGAAAGCCGTTGGCGCACAGAAGTCACGATTCAAGAACGTGCAGCCGAGCGCGGAACCTCCGGCTCATCCGGAGCCGGATCTGGCGGAGTTCCGCGAGACGATTGGGCCGATCTTGCAACAGGCCTGTGTCGATTGCCACGGCCCCGGTGCGCAAGAGGGGAACGTGCGGATCGATACGCTCGATCCCGATCTCTTGTCGGGGGAGGATGTCGATTGGTGGACCGAAGTCTTTGCAGCGATCAGCAAAGGCGAAATGCCACCGCCCGACGAAGGTGAACTAACGGACGAGGATCGCGAAAAGGTCGTCAACTGGCTGGCCAATGAAATGCAAGTCGCGTCGACGGTGCGGCGTCGATCGGGCGGCCACTCTGCGTTCCGAAGAATGACACGTTACGAATACAATTACGCATTGCAAGACTTGCTAGGTCTGCCTTGGGACTTTGCCAAAGACCTGCCGCCGGAATCGCATTCGGAGGACGGTTTTCAGAACAGCTCCGAACTGCTGCACATGTCGGTCTCGCAGTTTGAAACCTATCATCGGATCGCCCGAACAGCACTCGCTCGCGCCACGGTTCGCGGCCAGCGGCCTGCCGTGCGGCACTGGGGCGTGTCGATGAAAGATGTGGCTAACTTCGAATGGCCCAAACAAGCAAAAGAGATCGAAAAGGTAACCAAACAGTTCAAGGACGATCCCGCCAAGCAGCAGGAGGAACTGGACAAACTGGATGCGAAGTTTAAGCAATCGCATCGCGGAGCCTACTTTCGCGAACTGTCGACCGGTCGCACCGCAGAGGCCACTTGGCGTTACCAGGGAGCCAAATACGCGTTCGCCCCGACCGACTCGCCGGCCGAGTTCCCCGAGTCGTTCGATACAGTTGCCGTCCTGCCAGCCAACCGTGGCACCAAGCTGATCGTGGAACTTGGGAACCAAGTCCCCGACGAGGGAACGATGCGAGTTCGCGTTCGCGCCTCGCGGACCACCAGCGACGATTCCCCCGCCCCGAGCATGCAGATGCTGTTCGGTTGGCAAGCGAGCAACGAGGGGCGAGCACTGATCCGGGTCAGCGAACAAGACACGCTGATCACCGCCGGGCCCGACGAACCGGCGATCTATCAATGGGATTTCCCGCTGGGCGAGATCTACCCTCGCAACTCCGTGCGGAAGACGTCGCCGATGGGCGTGACGCCCAGTCCGTCGGAATACATCCGCTTGGCCAACAGCACGGCCTCTCAAGGAGACATTCAAGTCGACTATGTCGAGATCTCCGCGCCGGTCTACGACCAATGGCCGCCGGCGTCTCACAAGAAGATCTTTTTCGACAGCAAAAACGCTGACGATGAGCCGGCTTGCGCGAGAGAGATCATCGCCGCGTTCATGCACCGCGCATGGCGCCGCACGATCAGCGAGGACGAACTCGACCGGAAACTTAAGCTGTTCGACACCCTGCGACCTCAATGCAACAGCTTTGAAGAAGCGGTCACCGAAGTCCTGGCAACGATCCTTTCGTCGCCTCACTTTCTGTACATCGCACAGAACCAGGCGGATGAAACTCCGGAGACTCCACCGGAACGGCAACCGCTCTCACCACACGAACTGGCGACACGATTGTCAATGTTCCTGTGGTGCAGTCTGCCCGATGAAGAGCTATTGAAACTGGCTGACAGTGGGCAACTGGCCGATTCGCAAACGCTGACCGAACAGGTCCAGCGAATGCTGGCGGATCCTCGCACGGAGCGATTTGCGAAGCAGTTTGTCCACCAGTGGCTGGACCTGCAATTGCTCGATTTCCTGAACATCAAACAAAACGTCCGCGGCTTTGATCCGCTGCTGAAAGAAGCGATGCAGCACGAACCGATCGCGTTGTTTCACGAGGTGCTGAAGCACGACGAAAGCGTCCTGAATTTCATTCACACCGATTTCGCGATGGCCAATGAACGACTCGCCCGGCACTATGGATTGAAGGGGGTTCGCGGGAACCATTTCCGCCGCGTAGCGTTAGACGGCGACTTCAAACTTGGCGGTATCCTGACTCAAGCTGGCCTGTTGGCGATGAATTCCGACTGGCCCGATTCCCATCCACTGAAGCGCGGCGTCTGGCTGTTGGAAAGCATCCTCAACGATCCGCCACCGCCGCCGCCTCCCGCGGTTCCGCAAATCGATCTCGCCGATCCGGAGATCGCGAAGATGACGCTGAAGGAACGGATCGAAGACCACCGCAATCACGCGGCCTGCATGTCGTGCCACGTGAAGATCGATCCCTGGGGAATCGCATTTGAAAACTACGACGCCTTAGGGCGATGGCGAAACGAGATCGACGGGAAACCAGTCTCTGCGTCGAGCGAACTTTTCAACCGCGAGACGCTCGACGGGATGGAGGGCTTGAAGCGGTTCCTGTTAGAAAACCGGCAAGACCAATTTGTCGGGGCGATGGTCCACAAGCTGACCACCTACGCGCTCGGGCGACCGCTGACGTTCGCCGATCGAGCCGATGTCGACACGATCACCGCGGAAGTGCGAACCCGTGGCGACGGACTCGCCACGATGATCCAAACGATCATTGCCAGCGAATTGTTTCAAACCCAATAG
- a CDS encoding dihydroorotase, whose translation MTPLLIENGRLVDPSQSIDRVARVLVTGGLIAAINPDDGDLPPNVRRIDARGRIVAPGLIDLGTELREPGREEDETIETGGNAALAGGFTTILCAANTYPPIDSPGAVEFVRQKAQRARTCRIHVIACLSRGREGVDMAELSLLAEAGAVGFSDAPRPTSNSALLKKALEYCHMLDLPIYDLPLVPELTGTGVMHEGRVSTILGLQGLPTEAEDLAVTRDLRLAEATGGRLHIGPISTLQGVELIKRAKQRGINISASVWPQTLSSMTDKELESFDARFKVRPPLRNERHIEVCREALIDGTIDCISTGHTPRAREKKVNDLDLAPFGMVSLETTLASINTDMIRPGLLSWPDAITRLSTRPAEIAGVPGGSLKPGSPADIVIIDPDIAWTVRGDAFQSRSNSTPWEGKQLFGQATHAIVGGEVRFERHA comes from the coding sequence ATGACACCACTGCTGATCGAAAACGGCCGCCTCGTCGACCCCTCGCAATCGATCGATCGCGTGGCCCGCGTGCTTGTCACCGGCGGGCTGATCGCGGCGATCAACCCCGACGATGGCGATCTGCCGCCCAACGTCCGACGCATTGATGCTCGCGGCCGAATCGTCGCCCCAGGCCTGATCGACCTGGGAACCGAACTTCGTGAACCGGGTCGCGAAGAGGATGAGACGATCGAAACTGGCGGCAATGCGGCGCTTGCCGGCGGATTTACGACGATCCTGTGCGCAGCGAACACCTACCCGCCGATCGACTCTCCTGGCGCTGTCGAGTTTGTTCGCCAAAAGGCGCAGCGGGCCCGCACCTGCCGAATCCACGTGATCGCTTGCCTGAGCCGCGGTCGCGAGGGAGTCGACATGGCGGAACTGAGCCTGCTAGCTGAAGCTGGCGCGGTCGGCTTCAGCGACGCCCCGCGGCCGACGTCCAACAGCGCCCTGCTGAAGAAGGCGCTCGAATATTGCCACATGTTGGACCTGCCAATCTACGACCTGCCGCTGGTCCCGGAACTGACAGGCACCGGCGTGATGCACGAAGGACGCGTTTCGACGATCCTTGGCCTGCAGGGACTGCCGACCGAAGCGGAAGATCTGGCGGTGACCCGCGACCTACGACTGGCCGAAGCGACCGGCGGGCGACTGCATATCGGCCCGATCAGCACACTGCAAGGTGTCGAGCTGATCAAGCGAGCGAAGCAGCGTGGGATCAACATCTCCGCTAGCGTCTGGCCGCAAACTCTTTCGTCGATGACCGACAAGGAACTCGAATCGTTCGACGCTCGGTTTAAAGTTCGGCCGCCGCTGCGAAACGAGCGACATATCGAAGTCTGCCGCGAAGCGTTAATCGATGGCACGATCGACTGTATCTCCACGGGGCACACACCGCGGGCTCGCGAGAAGAAAGTCAACGACCTCGACCTCGCTCCGTTTGGCATGGTCAGTCTGGAGACAACGCTCGCGTCGATCAACACCGACATGATCCGCCCAGGCCTGCTCTCGTGGCCCGACGCGATCACCCGGCTATCGACTCGCCCTGCCGAGATCGCGGGCGTCCCCGGCGGCAGCTTAAAGCCTGGCTCTCCAGCGGATATCGTAATCATCGATCCCGACATCGCCTGGACCGTTCGCGGTGACGCATTCCAATCCCGCAGCAATAGCACGCCCTGGGAAGGAAAACAACTGTTCGGCCAAGCGACCCATGCTATCGTTGGCGGCGAAGTTCGCTTCGAACGCCACGCTTAG
- a CDS encoding DUF1552 domain-containing protein — protein sequence MKLNMNRIDRRRFLRGTGLALALPMFGSLATPVARGAAARANPKRLGCFYFPDGVPMPLAEDPAYQDWAWFPHRNGDDFTFTKCMQPLEPLRDEITVLSGFSHPKSRNSHGHNNADQFLTGAATGGGDMEYANTISLDQEYVKVVGDQTRFASLVMSTDGGTGTARGAHTISFDRNGRAIPAEHRPKQIFDMLFVKSDGDSARRLALSRSALDDMLVDARSLRKTLSSADQQNLDEYLDSVRQAEIKVEKAKRWINAPLPKIDGDHLNLELTTDEPREYLQTMFELIYLAFKTDSTRVATYQIGRENGVGRSDHLARAVGFNLAHSLSHETKNPGGWKNFAIYCQFLNEEYGRFIGKLKQTPEPAGTGTMLDNTLLLFGSASSAFHLSRNYPLILAGGKQMGFKHGQYIDHAGSNPQGGAWDGGQEPWQKKVTHEDTPLSNLFATMLQRLGSPTQSFADSTGTIENV from the coding sequence ATGAAATTGAACATGAACCGCATCGATCGCCGACGATTCCTGCGAGGAACGGGCCTCGCGTTGGCTCTGCCAATGTTTGGATCTCTCGCCACTCCGGTAGCGCGGGGCGCGGCAGCCCGCGCGAATCCAAAACGCCTGGGATGCTTCTACTTTCCCGACGGCGTTCCGATGCCGCTGGCAGAAGACCCCGCCTACCAGGACTGGGCTTGGTTCCCCCATCGCAACGGCGACGATTTCACTTTCACCAAGTGCATGCAACCACTGGAACCGCTGCGCGATGAAATAACCGTCTTATCGGGATTCTCGCACCCGAAGAGCCGCAATTCGCATGGCCACAACAACGCCGACCAGTTCCTGACCGGTGCTGCCACCGGCGGCGGCGATATGGAATACGCAAACACGATTTCGTTGGACCAAGAGTACGTGAAGGTTGTGGGGGACCAAACGCGATTTGCATCGTTGGTGATGTCGACCGACGGAGGCACCGGGACCGCTCGCGGCGCTCACACGATCTCGTTCGATCGCAACGGCCGGGCGATCCCCGCCGAACACCGCCCGAAACAGATCTTCGACATGTTGTTCGTCAAGAGCGACGGCGATTCAGCTCGACGGTTGGCACTCAGCCGCAGCGCACTGGACGACATGCTGGTCGATGCGCGTTCGCTTCGTAAGACGCTCTCGTCGGCCGACCAACAGAACCTGGACGAATACCTCGACTCAGTCCGCCAGGCGGAGATCAAAGTCGAAAAGGCGAAACGCTGGATCAACGCTCCGCTGCCAAAGATCGATGGCGATCACCTGAACCTGGAACTGACGACCGACGAACCTCGCGAGTACCTACAAACGATGTTCGAGTTGATCTACCTAGCGTTCAAGACCGATTCGACTCGCGTCGCCACCTATCAGATCGGCCGCGAAAACGGTGTCGGCCGAAGCGATCACCTGGCTCGCGCCGTTGGATTCAACCTGGCACATTCGTTGTCGCACGAGACCAAAAACCCTGGCGGCTGGAAGAACTTTGCCATCTATTGCCAGTTCCTCAACGAAGAATACGGGCGATTCATCGGCAAGCTGAAACAGACTCCCGAACCGGCCGGCACCGGAACGATGCTGGACAACACGCTGCTACTGTTTGGATCGGCATCGAGCGCCTTCCATTTGTCCCGCAACTACCCGTTGATTCTGGCCGGGGGCAAACAGATGGGCTTCAAGCATGGCCAATACATCGACCATGCAGGCAGCAACCCACAGGGCGGTGCTTGGGACGGAGGGCAAGAGCCCTGGCAGAAGAAAGTCACGCACGAGGACACGCCGCTGTCGAACCTGTTCGCCACGATGCTGCAGCGACTCGGATCGCCAACTCAATCATTCGCCGACAGCACCGGAACAATCGAAAACGTCTAG
- a CDS encoding aspartate carbamoyltransferase catalytic subunit codes for MSQTLPEPPSSWNRRHLLGLQDLSVDELRTLLDTAQQLKEATNNCREKLSLLAGKTCANLFFENSTRTRNSFSLAAKRLGADTVEFSSSGSSVAKGETFIDTAKTIEAMGVDWVVTRHQTPGTPHLLARELSCSVLNAGDGPHEHPTQGLLDILTIRQHRGNIDGLTVALVGDIAHSRTARSNIWGLKKLGAHVILCGPSTLVSHRWRELDVEVAYNLDEILPRCDVLNLLRIQFERQTTRPFPSVHEYANLYAMNTDRMRRSKSDILIMAPGPINRGVEITPEVADGPHSVILEQVTNGIAVRMAALWLLANAPHNSSTSEPIVH; via the coding sequence ATGTCCCAAACCTTGCCGGAACCACCGTCGAGCTGGAACCGCCGCCACTTGCTCGGATTGCAAGACCTTTCAGTCGATGAGCTGCGGACACTCTTAGATACCGCTCAACAATTGAAGGAAGCGACCAACAACTGTCGCGAAAAACTGTCGCTACTAGCGGGCAAGACCTGTGCCAACCTGTTCTTCGAGAACAGTACTCGCACGCGGAACAGCTTCTCATTGGCTGCGAAACGCCTGGGAGCCGATACCGTTGAGTTCTCCTCCTCCGGCAGCAGTGTCGCCAAAGGGGAAACGTTCATCGATACCGCCAAGACGATCGAAGCGATGGGAGTCGATTGGGTCGTGACGCGGCACCAAACGCCCGGCACGCCCCACTTGTTAGCTCGCGAACTCTCCTGCTCGGTCCTCAACGCTGGCGACGGGCCTCACGAACACCCCACTCAAGGCCTGCTGGACATCCTGACGATCCGCCAACATCGCGGCAACATCGATGGTCTGACGGTCGCGTTGGTCGGCGACATCGCGCACAGCCGAACCGCCCGATCGAACATCTGGGGACTAAAGAAGCTCGGCGCGCACGTGATCCTGTGCGGCCCTTCGACCCTCGTTTCCCATCGCTGGCGCGAACTGGATGTCGAAGTCGCCTACAACCTCGACGAGATCCTGCCGCGCTGCGACGTACTGAACCTGTTGCGAATTCAGTTTGAACGACAGACGACACGTCCCTTCCCATCGGTTCACGAATACGCGAACCTGTACGCGATGAACACCGACCGAATGCGGCGCAGCAAATCGGACATCCTGATCATGGCACCAGGCCCGATCAATCGTGGCGTCGAGATCACCCCGGAAGTTGCCGACGGCCCGCACTCGGTGATCCTGGAACAGGTAACCAACGGGATCGCGGTCCGGATGGCAGCCCTTTGGCTTCTGGCAAACGCCCCCCACAACTCTTCCACCAGCGAACCGATCGTCCACTGA
- a CDS encoding lipid-binding SYLF domain-containing protein yields the protein MARYIICFLLLALAIPPQSASAQSAEEGIVIAASAVLSQAMTTSLNQIPQSMLTDAHGVALIPNVIKGGFIVGARHGRGLLFVREPNGIWHAPVFITLTGGNIGWQAGLQSSDIVLVFKTAKSVEGILSGTLTIGADAAAAAGPVGLQGAVATDGRLQAEIYSYSRSRGLFAGVAIDGSVLQIDQLSTGTYYRSPAPGQPVVIPPSAQELTQRIANYAAGVAPAEGTSTSQMPPLAQRYTAQESDVLRGQLLQIAPKLFALLDEQWKTYLALPFSATAGGAHPTPQQVQQTLAHFQSVATNPQFQQLAARPEFQSVYGLLQHYQQSLTPNAQALQLPPPPATSPTAAPAR from the coding sequence ATGGCTCGCTACATTATCTGCTTTTTGCTGCTGGCGTTGGCAATCCCACCGCAATCGGCGTCCGCCCAAAGTGCTGAAGAGGGTATTGTCATCGCTGCCTCGGCGGTGCTCAGCCAAGCGATGACGACGTCGCTAAACCAGATCCCGCAATCGATGCTCACCGACGCGCATGGCGTAGCGCTCATCCCCAATGTGATCAAAGGGGGCTTCATCGTCGGAGCTCGTCACGGCCGCGGACTGCTGTTCGTTCGCGAGCCCAACGGGATTTGGCACGCTCCCGTTTTCATCACCTTGACCGGCGGTAACATCGGCTGGCAAGCGGGACTGCAATCGTCCGACATCGTATTGGTCTTCAAGACAGCCAAAAGCGTTGAAGGCATCCTGTCAGGCACGCTGACGATCGGTGCCGATGCAGCCGCAGCGGCCGGCCCCGTCGGACTCCAAGGCGCCGTGGCGACCGACGGACGACTTCAGGCAGAGATTTACTCCTACTCGCGCAGCCGCGGCCTGTTCGCGGGCGTTGCGATCGACGGCTCGGTCTTGCAGATCGACCAACTATCCACCGGAACCTACTACCGCAGCCCGGCGCCGGGACAACCTGTTGTCATACCGCCATCGGCACAAGAGCTGACGCAGCGGATCGCCAACTACGCCGCTGGAGTCGCTCCGGCCGAAGGGACGTCGACAAGCCAGATGCCACCGTTGGCCCAACGCTACACGGCACAAGAATCAGACGTGCTCCGCGGCCAGCTTCTGCAGATCGCTCCCAAACTGTTCGCCTTGCTCGACGAACAATGGAAGACCTACCTCGCTCTCCCCTTCTCGGCGACAGCAGGTGGCGCGCACCCCACGCCGCAACAAGTCCAACAAACCCTCGCCCACTTCCAATCGGTGGCGACCAATCCGCAGTTCCAACAACTGGCCGCGCGTCCGGAATTCCAGTCGGTCTACGGACTGTTGCAACACTACCAGCAATCGCTCACGCCAAACGCCCAAGCCTTGCAACTGCCTCCACCGCCAGCAACGTCGCCCACAGCAGCACCGGCGAGATAG